The following coding sequences are from one Psychrobacter sp. AH5 window:
- a CDS encoding EcsC family protein, whose translation MDINNDTSKNSVDNETYAAQVRKEIEDWKNPNSNLLNKTLAVLTAPIEKAGEALMNAPQFGDTLKQATQKTIITLSDAANWSLDTQDVIEAYQNDEVTKSSVKKLADIEQLPIAIVDEQVKLLKSKYVALTSAQGVTTGIAGWAGIPADVVGLITANLRAISEYASYYGFDMSTEGEQLFALSLLGIATSTSSDERQAAIAETFALIKDPETMTFNQINEELMSRVLRQTATKVASNLVKTKAAQIIPAVGAVVAGGVNANYTSSVCEAAYQCYRQRFLDRQNS comes from the coding sequence ATGGATATTAACAACGACACTAGCAAGAACTCAGTAGACAATGAAACTTATGCAGCTCAAGTGCGTAAAGAGATTGAAGACTGGAAAAATCCGAATAGCAATTTGCTGAATAAAACTTTAGCGGTACTCACGGCCCCGATAGAAAAAGCTGGCGAGGCCTTAATGAATGCGCCGCAGTTTGGCGATACGCTAAAACAAGCTACCCAAAAAACGATAATCACTTTGAGCGATGCCGCTAATTGGAGCTTAGATACTCAAGACGTTATTGAAGCTTATCAAAATGATGAGGTTACTAAGTCATCAGTAAAAAAATTAGCAGATATCGAGCAGCTCCCTATCGCTATCGTTGATGAACAGGTTAAATTACTCAAAAGCAAATATGTAGCACTAACCAGCGCGCAAGGGGTCACTACTGGCATAGCGGGCTGGGCTGGTATTCCTGCTGATGTTGTCGGACTAATTACTGCCAATCTACGCGCTATTAGTGAGTATGCTAGTTACTATGGTTTTGATATGAGTACAGAGGGCGAGCAACTTTTTGCCCTGTCGTTACTGGGTATAGCGACCTCCACTTCAAGCGATGAGCGTCAAGCGGCAATAGCAGAGACGTTTGCGCTAATTAAGGATCCTGAGACTATGACCTTTAATCAAATCAATGAAGAGCTGATGTCTCGCGTATTAAGGCAGACCGCTACCAAAGTCGCTAGCAATTTAGTCAAGACCAAAGCGGCACAAATTATTCCAGCGGTAGGGGCAGTAGTTGCTGGCGGCGTCAATGCTAACTATACCTCAAGCGTATGCGAGGCGGCTTATCAGTGTTATCGTCAGCGCTTTTTAGATCGTCAAAATAGCTGA
- a CDS encoding ABC transporter ATP-binding protein: MNALFRFFENRLSAFPETPMPLPSPRDGLMRFLWACSKGLRGWLLLFMFLSAGIGVYEAMLFAWIGNIVDWLGIYTPQTLWSEKGDVLLLMLAVLIISPFWIALSSFIHFQTLQGVFPMQMRWRFHQRMLGQSMQFYQDEFSGRVSAKVMQTALAVRDTILTVTDMFTYVAVYFLTTGIILFNLDSLLLIPFAIWLVLVAVTIRYFIPRLKRTAIVQADARALMVGRITDAYANIMTVKLFSHSRRELGYAKNAMGQFLGTVHAQMRWVSYLEVSTHLISVILVSSTAGIGLYLWQQGAVGVGAIAAATAMALRLNGLTRWIMWQTASLFESIGTVQDGMRTLSAPQTIVDVPNAPDLKVTDGHIVFDHVDFSYEGEEENIEGERIDEVDTAATALTKTEIKLLDNFYLDIKAGEKIGLVGRSGAGKSTLVNLLLRFFDVDKGQICIDGQAIDQVTQESLRQQIGMVTQDTSLLHRTVRENIAYGRPDATDEEIITAAKQAQAWDFIKDLYDDKGNTGLDTQVGERGVKLSGGQRQRIAISRVMLKNAPILLLDEATSALDSEIEFAITESLNDIMQGKTVIAIAHRLSTIAALDRLVVMDQGHIIEQGSHEELLELDGVYAGLWQRQSGGFLGEES, from the coding sequence ATGAACGCTCTGTTTCGCTTTTTTGAAAACCGCCTATCCGCCTTTCCTGAGACACCTATGCCACTGCCCTCACCTCGTGATGGGCTAATGAGATTTTTGTGGGCGTGTAGCAAAGGTCTACGCGGCTGGCTGCTGCTATTTATGTTTTTGTCAGCGGGTATCGGCGTTTATGAGGCGATGCTATTTGCTTGGATTGGTAATATCGTTGATTGGCTCGGTATCTACACCCCGCAAACATTGTGGAGCGAAAAAGGCGATGTGCTGCTGCTAATGCTGGCGGTGCTAATTATTAGCCCTTTCTGGATCGCGTTATCGTCCTTTATTCATTTTCAAACGCTGCAAGGGGTGTTTCCCATGCAGATGCGCTGGCGTTTTCATCAGCGGATGCTGGGTCAGTCCATGCAGTTTTATCAAGATGAATTTTCAGGACGCGTCTCTGCCAAAGTGATGCAAACCGCGCTTGCGGTGCGCGATACTATCTTAACCGTCACGGATATGTTCACTTACGTGGCGGTGTATTTTTTAACCACTGGTATTATCTTATTTAATTTAGATAGCTTACTGCTGATCCCTTTTGCCATTTGGCTGGTGCTAGTGGCCGTGACTATTCGCTATTTTATTCCTCGCCTTAAACGTACCGCTATCGTGCAAGCGGATGCTCGCGCTTTGATGGTTGGGCGCATCACTGATGCTTATGCCAATATTATGACGGTCAAATTATTTAGCCATTCTCGCCGAGAGCTGGGCTATGCCAAAAACGCTATGGGACAGTTTTTGGGTACCGTACACGCGCAGATGCGCTGGGTCAGCTATCTTGAAGTCTCAACACATCTCATCAGCGTGATTTTAGTCAGCAGTACCGCAGGTATTGGCTTGTATCTCTGGCAGCAAGGCGCGGTTGGGGTTGGCGCTATTGCCGCTGCGACCGCTATGGCGCTGCGTCTCAATGGCCTGACGCGCTGGATTATGTGGCAAACCGCTAGCTTATTTGAGAGTATCGGTACGGTGCAAGACGGTATGCGCACCTTATCCGCGCCGCAAACCATCGTAGATGTGCCAAACGCCCCGGATCTCAAAGTCACAGACGGCCATATCGTTTTTGATCATGTCGACTTTAGCTATGAGGGTGAAGAAGAAAATATTGAAGGCGAGCGTATTGATGAAGTTGATACGGCAGCCACAGCTTTGACTAAGACTGAGATCAAGCTGCTAGATAATTTTTATTTGGATATCAAAGCTGGCGAAAAAATTGGCTTAGTCGGGCGCTCAGGCGCTGGTAAATCGACGCTAGTTAATCTGCTATTGCGCTTCTTTGATGTTGATAAAGGTCAAATCTGTATTGACGGTCAAGCGATTGATCAAGTCACGCAAGAATCTTTGCGTCAGCAGATTGGGATGGTCACCCAAGATACCTCACTGCTCCATCGTACCGTACGCGAAAACATCGCTTATGGCCGTCCTGATGCTACCGATGAGGAGATCATTACCGCCGCTAAGCAAGCGCAGGCCTGGGACTTTATCAAAGACTTGTACGACGATAAAGGTAATACCGGGCTTGATACCCAAGTCGGTGAGCGCGGGGTCAAGCTCTCTGGCGGACAGCGTCAACGTATTGCTATCTCACGCGTCATGCTCAAAAACGCCCCTATTCTACTGTTAGATGAAGCAACCAGTGCGCTAGATTCTGAGATTGAGTTTGCTATTACCGAGAGCTTGAATGATATTATGCAGGGCAAAACCGTTATCGCTATCGCTCATCGTCTCTCAACTATCGCCGCGCTAGATAGACTGGTAGTGATGGATCAGGGCCATATCATTGAGCAAGGCAGCCACGAAGAGTTATTAGAGCTTGACGGCGTGTATGCAGGACTTTGGCAACGGCAAAGTGGTGGGTTTTTGGGTGAAGAGAGCTAG
- a CDS encoding alpha/beta hydrolase, with the protein MEEFAKSITLDNKRARYYDLSSLNKPNMNKAKRVAHFYGGNGFTVGNYLPLIGELAKGFEMHALAMRGYWFDKPKERVLTREKDADMLIEFLEKTQDKAIVAIGHSQGATATAMAAAKRPELFAELYLIEPVTFTKAQSTLYNLLPRAFLQTQEPFKSTLAKQKTWPSIEAYYEHLRSKNAYRRISDEHLQLFVEQSLVANSNSNGDGSYELLFAPKYELASYFGTPYIDPALKQLQHSKVPYTLITGKPTIFINDKVRKQWQTFVPNDRLITLPDYGHLLPIEAPKICADIILQHMKQ; encoded by the coding sequence ATGGAAGAATTTGCCAAAAGTATTACCCTTGATAACAAGCGAGCGCGCTATTACGATTTGAGCTCATTAAATAAGCCAAATATGAATAAAGCTAAGCGAGTCGCGCACTTTTATGGTGGTAATGGCTTTACCGTTGGCAACTACTTACCTTTGATAGGTGAGCTTGCTAAGGGTTTTGAGATGCACGCCTTAGCGATGCGCGGTTATTGGTTTGATAAGCCCAAAGAGCGCGTACTGACTCGCGAAAAAGACGCTGATATGCTGATTGAGTTTTTGGAGAAGACTCAAGACAAAGCTATCGTTGCTATTGGTCATTCACAAGGCGCGACTGCCACTGCAATGGCAGCGGCTAAGCGGCCCGAGCTATTTGCAGAATTATATCTGATTGAACCGGTTACTTTTACCAAGGCTCAATCTACTTTATATAATCTACTGCCTCGCGCTTTTTTGCAGACTCAGGAGCCTTTTAAAAGCACTTTAGCTAAGCAAAAAACTTGGCCCAGTATTGAGGCTTATTATGAGCACCTGCGTAGCAAAAATGCCTACCGCCGTATCAGCGATGAGCACTTACAACTCTTTGTAGAGCAGAGCCTAGTCGCTAATTCTAATAGTAATGGTGATGGTAGCTATGAGCTGTTATTTGCGCCCAAATACGAGCTGGCCAGCTATTTTGGCACGCCTTATATCGATCCTGCGCTAAAGCAATTACAGCACTCTAAAGTGCCGTATACTTTAATTACTGGTAAGCCGACTATTTTTATTAATGATAAAGTGCGTAAACAATGGCAAACGTTTGTGCCTAACGATCGTCTTATAACGCTGCCCGACTACGGACATTTGTTACCGATAGAAGCGCCTAAAATATGCGCTGATATTATTTTGCAGCACATGAAACAATAA
- a CDS encoding alpha-ketoglutarate-dependent dioxygenase AlkB produces the protein MTDLFAPTPNDNLLPFDGQVNELGIVIEDSRELYQTLLSELPWQADVVTLFGKTHITTRQIVWMGDDCINYRYSGHLRQTLPWSDTVFHVKQLVEQQLADIGIEVEFNSCLLNYYPTGSDGMGYHADDEKELGHQPIIAALSLGATRKFVFKHKTIRYQDKPVKVERYLESGQLIVMHGETQTYWKHAITKTKTVNEGRISLTFRRMRNDN, from the coding sequence ATGACTGATTTATTTGCGCCTACTCCTAATGATAACCTGTTACCTTTTGACGGTCAGGTTAATGAATTGGGCATTGTCATTGAAGATAGTCGTGAGCTGTATCAGACGCTACTAAGTGAGTTACCTTGGCAAGCGGATGTGGTGACCTTATTTGGCAAAACTCATATTACCACGCGGCAGATTGTATGGATGGGCGATGATTGTATAAATTATCGTTACTCTGGTCACTTGCGTCAAACCCTACCTTGGTCAGACACAGTGTTTCACGTGAAACAGCTCGTTGAGCAGCAGCTAGCTGATATCGGCATTGAGGTGGAGTTTAATAGCTGCTTGCTAAACTATTATCCCACAGGTAGCGATGGCATGGGCTATCATGCGGATGATGAAAAGGAGCTTGGCCATCAGCCGATTATTGCCGCGCTATCGCTAGGAGCTACGCGCAAATTCGTTTTTAAACACAAAACCATTAGATATCAAGATAAGCCTGTCAAAGTTGAGCGTTATCTAGAATCGGGCCAACTTATCGTTATGCATGGCGAGACCCAAACTTATTGGAAACATGCTATTACCAAGACCAAAACCGTCAATGAGGGACGGATTAGCCTTACCTTTCGGCGTATGCGTAATGATAACTGA
- a CDS encoding EamA/RhaT family transporter, translating to MIYLTIAVLCSVAVSVLLKVLRQKNIDIRQTIVAGYPVAFLLTYFLLQPDISAIDSLGGAWAIIIALGVLLPLVFVILGQAIAAVGMVATDAAQRLSLIIPIIAAFLLFGEVLTGTRIFGLALGFLALAALVYRPQQLATISANQDSNATLITTNNHPKTLFKTPLWLFGVWAGYGIIDILFKQVAKQGAAFPLTLFVSFGLAGLLLFIYLLMTRVRWQGNALIAGLLLGALNMGNIYAYVRAHQVLSESPSIVFTGMNVGVITVATLIGVGVFKEHLNRINMLGIVLAISCVAVLFLA from the coding sequence ATGATTTATTTAACGATAGCTGTGCTATGTAGTGTCGCCGTTTCAGTACTATTAAAGGTGCTACGGCAAAAAAATATCGATATTCGGCAAACGATTGTTGCAGGCTACCCAGTCGCTTTTTTACTCACTTATTTTTTATTACAGCCGGATATCAGTGCTATCGATAGCTTAGGCGGTGCATGGGCGATTATCATTGCTCTTGGGGTTTTATTACCGTTGGTGTTTGTCATTTTAGGCCAAGCCATCGCTGCAGTCGGTATGGTAGCAACTGATGCCGCCCAGCGCTTATCACTGATCATTCCGATTATCGCCGCCTTTTTATTATTCGGTGAAGTGCTAACGGGTACACGTATCTTCGGTTTAGCGCTTGGGTTTTTGGCGTTAGCGGCACTAGTTTATCGTCCCCAGCAGCTGGCAACTATTAGCGCAAATCAAGATTCTAACGCTACTTTGATTACTACTAATAACCATCCGAAAACCTTATTCAAAACCCCGCTATGGCTATTTGGCGTATGGGCAGGCTACGGTATTATCGATATTCTATTTAAACAAGTAGCTAAGCAAGGCGCGGCTTTTCCTTTGACGCTATTTGTCAGTTTTGGCTTAGCAGGATTGTTACTATTCATCTACTTGCTAATGACTCGAGTACGCTGGCAGGGTAATGCCTTAATAGCCGGGCTGTTGCTTGGAGCGCTAAATATGGGTAACATTTATGCCTATGTACGCGCGCATCAAGTGTTATCGGAGTCGCCAAGCATTGTTTTCACTGGCATGAATGTTGGGGTTATTACGGTGGCGACGTTGATAGGGGTTGGGGTGTTTAAAGAGCACTTAAATCGTATTAATATGCTAGGGATAGTCTTAGCTATTAGCTGCGTAGCCGTGCTGTTTTTGGCCTGA